The following proteins come from a genomic window of Methylorubrum populi:
- a CDS encoding cupin domain-containing protein, giving the protein MHDTGDGHTHPPEAHDQDGEAAGRWKHDGVRVIPGDRLDPNTAQTPGMFRQAAVNAARVGAQKIWAGTVAIEPDAKTGVHHHGALESVIYVVSGRARMRWGERLEYVAEAGPGDFIFVPPYVPHQEINASTDEPLHCVLVRSDNEAVVVNLPDVEAAERPEAVYWVDPIHKQP; this is encoded by the coding sequence ATGCACGACACCGGCGACGGCCACACCCATCCCCCTGAGGCCCACGATCAAGACGGAGAAGCGGCCGGGCGTTGGAAGCACGACGGGGTGCGGGTGATTCCCGGCGACCGGCTCGACCCCAACACCGCCCAGACACCCGGCATGTTCCGGCAGGCGGCGGTCAATGCCGCCCGTGTGGGTGCCCAGAAAATCTGGGCGGGCACGGTGGCGATCGAGCCGGACGCGAAGACCGGCGTCCATCACCACGGAGCGTTGGAGAGCGTGATCTACGTCGTCTCCGGCCGCGCCCGGATGCGCTGGGGCGAGCGCCTCGAATACGTCGCCGAGGCGGGGCCCGGCGACTTCATCTTCGTGCCGCCTTACGTCCCGCACCAGGAGATCAACGCCTCGACCGATGAGCCCCTGCACTGCGTGCTGGTACGCTCCGACAACGAGGCGGTGGTGGTCAACCTGCCCGACGTCGAGGCGGCCGAGCGGCCGGAAGCCGTCTACTGGGTCGATCCGATCCACAAGCAGCCTTGA